Proteins encoded in a region of the Chelonoidis abingdonii isolate Lonesome George chromosome 2, CheloAbing_2.0, whole genome shotgun sequence genome:
- the LOC116826377 gene encoding E3 ubiquitin-protein ligase TRIM39-like isoform X1, with protein MAAGDLAGSFQDEVTCAVCLEYFTDPVTVECGHNFCRACISQCWGESEPDFSCPQCRETAQQRNLRPNRQLGNLVELVKRLRLQAVAEPKGQQVCERHQEALKLFCEEDQTPICVVCDRSRAHRAHTVVPIEEAAQEYREQILSRLQHLHGEREELLGLKSDWDKESERLLRQTEVERQLVVFKCERLHQFLAEQERLLLARLGELDQEIERRREENATHLCEEISQLSTLIMELEGKCQQPVPELLQGVRSAVRRDEKVMSPHLAPKSPELEKRIWDFPRENNLQEAVTGFLEGLAAERGLRRARGFAVDVTLDPDTAQPKLVLSEDRKHVRYRDEEEALPDNPERFDTYPEVLGAEGFAGGRCYWEVEVGDKTDWMLGVCRDSVSRKGQNDVSLEDGYWAVWLRDGEYEAVTSPSTPLPVSARPSRVGIFLDYEAGEVSFYNVTDRSHLYTFTDTFSGKLRPYFYPGHNAGGTNAAPLIICPVQAQAGGNLCH; from the exons ATGGCTGCCGGGGACCTGGCAGGGAGCTTCCAGGACGAAGTGACTTGCGCCGTCTGCCTGGAGTATTTCACAGATCCGGTGACTGTTGAGTGTGGGCACAACTTCTGCAGGGCCTGCATcagccagtgctggggggagTCGGAGCCAGacttctcctgcccccagtgcagaGAAACCGCCCAGCAGAGAAACCTGCGGCCCAACAGGCAGCTGGGGAACCTGGTGGAGTTAGTGAAACGACTGAGGCtccaggcagtggcagagcccaaGGGGCAGCAAGTGTGTGAGAGGCATCAGGAGGCTCTGAAACTGTTCTGCGAAGAGGATCAAACCCCCATCTGTGTGGTGTGTGACCGATCCCGGGCTCACCGCGCTCACACGGTGGTTCCCATCGAGGAGGCTGCCCAGGAGTACAGG GAGCAAATTCTGAGCCGTCTGCAGCATCtgcatggggagagagaagagctcctggGACTGAAATCCGACTGGGACAAGGAGAGTGAGAGGCTCCTG AGGCAGACGGAAGTggagaggcagctggtggtgttCAAGTGTGAGCGGCTGCACCAGTTCCTGGCTGAACAAGAGCGTCTCCTGCTGGCCCGGCTGGGAGAGCTGGACCAGGAGattgagaggaggagggaggaaaacgCCACTCACCTGTGTGAGGAGATTTCCCAGCTCAGCACCCTGATCATGGAGCTGGAGGGGAAGTGTCAGCAGCCGGTGCCAGAATTGCTGCAG gGTGTCAGAAGTGCCGTGAGAAG GGACGAGAAGGTGATGTCTCCACATCTGGCTCCCAAGTCCCCGGAGCTGGAAAAGAGAATCTGGGATTTCCCTCGAGAGAACAATCTCCAGGAGGCTGTGACGGGATTCTTGG aggggctggctgcagagagag GACTCAGAAGAGCCCGAGGATTCGCAG TGGATGttactctggatccagacacagcTCAGCCCAAACTTGTCCTATCTGAGGATCGGAAACATGTGAGATACAGAGACGAAGAAGAGGCTCTGCCTGACAATCCTGAGAGATTTGACACTTACCCTGAAGTTCTGGGTGCTGAGGGGTTCGCGGGTGGGAGGTGTTACTGGGAAGTGGAGGTGGGAGACAAGACTGACTGGATGCTTGGCGTTTGTAGGGATTCTGTCAGCAGGAAGGGGCAGAATGATGTATCACTTGAGGATGGATACTGGGCCGTGTGGCTGAGGGATGGGGAATACGAGGCCGTCACCTCCCCCTCGACCCCCCTCCCTGTGAGCGCCAGGCCCAGCCGGGTGGGGATTTTCCTGGACTATGAGGCGGGCGAGGTCTCGTTTTACAATGTGACTGACAGGTCCCATCTCTACACTTTCACTGACACCTTCTCCGGGAAGCTCCGCCCTTATTTCTATCCTGGTCACAACGCTGGGGGTACAAACGCGGCTCCCCTGATAATCTGCCCGGTCCAAGCTCAGGCCGGAGggaatctctgtcactga
- the LOC116826377 gene encoding zinc finger protein RFP-like isoform X3: MAAGDLAGSFQDEVTCAVCLEYFTDPVTVECGHNFCRACISQCWGESEPDFSCPQCRETAQQRNLRPNRQLGNLVELVKRLRLQAVAEPKGQQVCERHQEALKLFCEEDQTPICVVCDRSRAHRAHTVVPIEEAAQEYRRQTEVERQLVVFKCERLHQFLAEQERLLLARLGELDQEIERRREENATHLCEEISQLSTLIMELEGKCQQPVPELLQGVRSAVRRDEKVMSPHLAPKSPELEKRIWDFPRENNLQEAVTGFLEGLAAERGLRRARGFAVDVTLDPDTAQPKLVLSEDRKHVRYRDEEEALPDNPERFDTYPEVLGAEGFAGGRCYWEVEVGDKTDWMLGVCRDSVSRKGQNDVSLEDGYWAVWLRDGEYEAVTSPSTPLPVSARPSRVGIFLDYEAGEVSFYNVTDRSHLYTFTDTFSGKLRPYFYPGHNAGGTNAAPLIICPVQAQAGGNLCH, from the exons ATGGCTGCCGGGGACCTGGCAGGGAGCTTCCAGGACGAAGTGACTTGCGCCGTCTGCCTGGAGTATTTCACAGATCCGGTGACTGTTGAGTGTGGGCACAACTTCTGCAGGGCCTGCATcagccagtgctggggggagTCGGAGCCAGacttctcctgcccccagtgcagaGAAACCGCCCAGCAGAGAAACCTGCGGCCCAACAGGCAGCTGGGGAACCTGGTGGAGTTAGTGAAACGACTGAGGCtccaggcagtggcagagcccaaGGGGCAGCAAGTGTGTGAGAGGCATCAGGAGGCTCTGAAACTGTTCTGCGAAGAGGATCAAACCCCCATCTGTGTGGTGTGTGACCGATCCCGGGCTCACCGCGCTCACACGGTGGTTCCCATCGAGGAGGCTGCCCAGGAGTACAGG AGGCAGACGGAAGTggagaggcagctggtggtgttCAAGTGTGAGCGGCTGCACCAGTTCCTGGCTGAACAAGAGCGTCTCCTGCTGGCCCGGCTGGGAGAGCTGGACCAGGAGattgagaggaggagggaggaaaacgCCACTCACCTGTGTGAGGAGATTTCCCAGCTCAGCACCCTGATCATGGAGCTGGAGGGGAAGTGTCAGCAGCCGGTGCCAGAATTGCTGCAG gGTGTCAGAAGTGCCGTGAGAAG GGACGAGAAGGTGATGTCTCCACATCTGGCTCCCAAGTCCCCGGAGCTGGAAAAGAGAATCTGGGATTTCCCTCGAGAGAACAATCTCCAGGAGGCTGTGACGGGATTCTTGG aggggctggctgcagagagag GACTCAGAAGAGCCCGAGGATTCGCAG TGGATGttactctggatccagacacagcTCAGCCCAAACTTGTCCTATCTGAGGATCGGAAACATGTGAGATACAGAGACGAAGAAGAGGCTCTGCCTGACAATCCTGAGAGATTTGACACTTACCCTGAAGTTCTGGGTGCTGAGGGGTTCGCGGGTGGGAGGTGTTACTGGGAAGTGGAGGTGGGAGACAAGACTGACTGGATGCTTGGCGTTTGTAGGGATTCTGTCAGCAGGAAGGGGCAGAATGATGTATCACTTGAGGATGGATACTGGGCCGTGTGGCTGAGGGATGGGGAATACGAGGCCGTCACCTCCCCCTCGACCCCCCTCCCTGTGAGCGCCAGGCCCAGCCGGGTGGGGATTTTCCTGGACTATGAGGCGGGCGAGGTCTCGTTTTACAATGTGACTGACAGGTCCCATCTCTACACTTTCACTGACACCTTCTCCGGGAAGCTCCGCCCTTATTTCTATCCTGGTCACAACGCTGGGGGTACAAACGCGGCTCCCCTGATAATCTGCCCGGTCCAAGCTCAGGCCGGAGggaatctctgtcactga
- the LOC116826377 gene encoding E3 ubiquitin-protein ligase TRIM39-like isoform X2, with product MAAGDLAGSFQDEVTCAVCLEYFTDPVTVECGHNFCRACISQCWGESEPDFSCPQCRETAQQRNLRPNRQLGNLVELVKRLRLQAVAEPKGQQVCERHQEALKLFCEEDQTPICVVCDRSRAHRAHTVVPIEEAAQEYREQILSRLQHLHGEREELLGLKSDWDKESERLLRQTEVERQLVVFKCERLHQFLAEQERLLLARLGELDQEIERRREENATHLCEEISQLSTLIMELEGKCQQPVPELLQGVRSAVRRDEKVMSPHLAPKSPELEKRIWDFPRENNLQEAVTGFLEGLAAERVDVTLDPDTAQPKLVLSEDRKHVRYRDEEEALPDNPERFDTYPEVLGAEGFAGGRCYWEVEVGDKTDWMLGVCRDSVSRKGQNDVSLEDGYWAVWLRDGEYEAVTSPSTPLPVSARPSRVGIFLDYEAGEVSFYNVTDRSHLYTFTDTFSGKLRPYFYPGHNAGGTNAAPLIICPVQAQAGGNLCH from the exons ATGGCTGCCGGGGACCTGGCAGGGAGCTTCCAGGACGAAGTGACTTGCGCCGTCTGCCTGGAGTATTTCACAGATCCGGTGACTGTTGAGTGTGGGCACAACTTCTGCAGGGCCTGCATcagccagtgctggggggagTCGGAGCCAGacttctcctgcccccagtgcagaGAAACCGCCCAGCAGAGAAACCTGCGGCCCAACAGGCAGCTGGGGAACCTGGTGGAGTTAGTGAAACGACTGAGGCtccaggcagtggcagagcccaaGGGGCAGCAAGTGTGTGAGAGGCATCAGGAGGCTCTGAAACTGTTCTGCGAAGAGGATCAAACCCCCATCTGTGTGGTGTGTGACCGATCCCGGGCTCACCGCGCTCACACGGTGGTTCCCATCGAGGAGGCTGCCCAGGAGTACAGG GAGCAAATTCTGAGCCGTCTGCAGCATCtgcatggggagagagaagagctcctggGACTGAAATCCGACTGGGACAAGGAGAGTGAGAGGCTCCTG AGGCAGACGGAAGTggagaggcagctggtggtgttCAAGTGTGAGCGGCTGCACCAGTTCCTGGCTGAACAAGAGCGTCTCCTGCTGGCCCGGCTGGGAGAGCTGGACCAGGAGattgagaggaggagggaggaaaacgCCACTCACCTGTGTGAGGAGATTTCCCAGCTCAGCACCCTGATCATGGAGCTGGAGGGGAAGTGTCAGCAGCCGGTGCCAGAATTGCTGCAG gGTGTCAGAAGTGCCGTGAGAAG GGACGAGAAGGTGATGTCTCCACATCTGGCTCCCAAGTCCCCGGAGCTGGAAAAGAGAATCTGGGATTTCCCTCGAGAGAACAATCTCCAGGAGGCTGTGACGGGATTCTTGG aggggctggctgcagagagag TGGATGttactctggatccagacacagcTCAGCCCAAACTTGTCCTATCTGAGGATCGGAAACATGTGAGATACAGAGACGAAGAAGAGGCTCTGCCTGACAATCCTGAGAGATTTGACACTTACCCTGAAGTTCTGGGTGCTGAGGGGTTCGCGGGTGGGAGGTGTTACTGGGAAGTGGAGGTGGGAGACAAGACTGACTGGATGCTTGGCGTTTGTAGGGATTCTGTCAGCAGGAAGGGGCAGAATGATGTATCACTTGAGGATGGATACTGGGCCGTGTGGCTGAGGGATGGGGAATACGAGGCCGTCACCTCCCCCTCGACCCCCCTCCCTGTGAGCGCCAGGCCCAGCCGGGTGGGGATTTTCCTGGACTATGAGGCGGGCGAGGTCTCGTTTTACAATGTGACTGACAGGTCCCATCTCTACACTTTCACTGACACCTTCTCCGGGAAGCTCCGCCCTTATTTCTATCCTGGTCACAACGCTGGGGGTACAAACGCGGCTCCCCTGATAATCTGCCCGGTCCAAGCTCAGGCCGGAGggaatctctgtcactga